A segment of the Streptomyces pactum genome:
GCGTCGCCCATGCCCTCGACCAGCGAGACGTAGGCCTGCGCGAGCAACGCGTCCTTCGAGCCGTAGTGGTAGCCGATGGACGCCAGGTTGGTCCCCGACTCCTTGACGACGTCCCGCGCGGTCGTGCGCGCGAAGCCTTTCTCCAACAGGCAGCGCTTGGCGCCTTCCAGCAGATCCTCACGGTGTCCCATCGGACCACTCTACCCTTCGATCCATACACTCGTCCTATACATGCGTACTAGACAGCCGTGTAATACGTACGTACAGTCACCGGACATGACAACGAACCCGCCCCGCGCCGGCCGTCGCGAGTGGACCGCGCTGACTGTGCTGATGCTTCCGCTCCTGCTGGTGTCGATGGACGTCTCCGTCCTCTACTTCGCGGTCCCGGAGATCAGCGCGGACCTGGAGCCGAGCGGCACCCAGCAGTTGTGGATCTTCGACGTCTACGGTTTCGTACTGGCCGGCCTGCTGATGACGATGGGCTCGCTGGGCGACCGCATCGGCCGCCGCAGACTGCTCCTCATCGGCGCGGTGGCCTTCGGCGCCGCCTCACTGCTCGCGGCCTACGCGCACACCGCCGAGACCCTGATCGCGGCCCGCGCGGTCCTCGGCATCGGCGGCGCGACGCTGATGCCGACCACGATGGCGCTGGTCCGCACGATGTTCACCGACCCCGCCCAGCGGGCGAAGGCGATCGGGCTGTGGTCCGGGGTGATGACGGCCGGGATCGCACTCGGCTCGGTGATGAGCGGCGTTCTCGTCGAGCACTTCTGGTGGGGCTCGGTCTTCCTGGTCAACCTGCCCGCGATGGTCCTGCTGCTGGCCCTCGGCCCGGTACTGCTCCCCGAGTCGAAGAACCCGTCCCCCGGCCGCTTCGACCTGCTGAGCGTCCCGCTGTCGATGGCGGCGGTCCTGCCGGTGATCTACGGGCTGAAGGAACTGGCCGCCGAGGGCTGGAACGTCCGGTACGTCATGTCAATCACCGTCGGTCTGCTGTTCGCGGCACTGTTCGTGCAGCGCCAGCGCACGTCGGCCTCGCCGATGATCTCGCCGGCCCTCTTCCGCGGGCACGGCTTCACCCCGGCACTCGCGCTCAACACCGTGTCGGCCTTCGGGGTGATGGGCTCGGCGTACTTCACCACCCAGTACCTCCAGTCGGTCCTGGGCAAGAGTTCGCTGGAGGCGGCCCTGTGGAGCCTGCTGCCGTCGGTGCTCATCGGCGCCGCGGCACCGGTCGCCGCCCATCTGGTCCAGCGGGGCGCCGAGCGCGCGTACGTGGTGACGGGCGGCTTCCTCATCTCGGCGGCCGGCTACGGCCTGCTCGCCCTGGCCGGCACGGACTCGCTGTGGCTGGTGCTGGCCGCGTGCGGTGTCCTGGCCGCCGGCGTCGTCATCGCGATGTCCCTGCTCACCGACCTGGCCCTCAGCTCGGCGCCGGTCGAGAAGGCGGGCGCGGCCTCTTCCCTGCTGGAGACCGGCACCGAGTTCGGCGGCGCCCTGGGCATGGCCGCCCTCGGCTCCATCGGTACGGCCCTCTACCGCCGCGGCATGCCGTCGGACGCTCCCGCCCCGGCCCAGGAAACCCTGGGCGGCGCGCTGGCCGTCGCCGCCGAACTGCCGGGGCGCGCGGGGGACGCCCTGGCGACGGCGGCGCGGGAGGCGTTCACGGACGGCATGCAGGGCGCCGCGATCGCCGGGGCACTGCTGCTCACCGGGGCGGCGGGACTGGCGGCGGTGGGCCTGCGGCACATCAGAATGCGTCCGGAGGCGCCCACGGAGAACGCCGGACAGGCTGACCGGGTCAGCCTGTCCGGCGTTTGAGGACGAGCCCGTTCGAGGCGAACGGGGTCCCGGGGGCGAAGAGCCCCCGGGGCACGTCAGACCAGGTTCACCGACCGGGCCGACGTCGCACCGATCTCCGCCGCGACCTCCGCCAGCACCGCGGGGGGCACCGTGTCGTCGACGGTCAGCACGGCCAGCGCCTCACCGCCGACCGTCGCGCGGGCCACCTGCATCCCGGCGATGTTGACGCCGGCCTCGCCGATGACGCGGCCGACCGTGCCGACGACGCCGGGACGGTCCTCGTAGCGCAGGACGACCATGTGGTCGGCGAGAGCCAGGTCGACGTCGTACTCGCCGACGGCGACGATCTTCTGGAGGTGCTTCGGGCCGGCCAGCGTGCCGGAGACCGACACCTCCTCGCCGTCCGAGAGGGTGCCGCGCACGGTGACGACGTTGCGGTGCTCCGGGGACTCCGAGCTGGTGGTCAGCCGGACCTCGACGCCGCGCTCCTGGGCGAACAGCGGGGCGTTGACGTACGACACCGTCTCGTCGACGACGTCCTCGAAGACGCCCTTGAGGGCGGAGAGCTCCAGCACCTTCACGTCGTGCTGGGTGATCTCGCCGTAGACCTCGACGTCGAGGCGGACGGCGACCTCGCCGGCGAGCGCGGTGAAGATGCGGCCGAGGCGCTCGGCGAGCGGCAGACCGGGCTTGACGTCCTCGGCGATGACGCCGCCCTGGACGTTCACCGCGTCGGGGACCAGCTCACCGGCGAGGGCGAGGCGGACCGACTTGGCGACGGCGATGCCGGCCTTCTCCTGGGCCTCGTCGGTGGAGGCGCCGAGGTGCGGGGTGCAGACCACCTGGTCGAACTCGAACAGCGGCGAGTCCGTGCACGGCTCCTTGGCGTACACGTCCAGGCCGGCGCCGGCGACGCGGCCCTCCTTGAGCGCCGAGTACAGCGCCTCCTCGTCGACGATGCCGCCGCGCGCGGCGTTGACGATGCGGACGCTCGGCTTGACCTTGCGCAGCGCCTCGTCGCCGATCAGGCCGAGGGTCTCGGGGGTCTTGGGCAGGTGGACGGTGATGAAGTCGGAGACCTCGAGCAGCTCGTCCAGCGACAGCACCTTGACGCCCATCTGCGCGGCGCGGGCGGGCTGCACGTAGGGGTCGTAGGCGACGACCTTCATGCCGAAGGCCGACATGCGCTGCGCGACGAGGGCGCCGATGCGGCCCAGGCCCACCACACCGAGGGTCTTCTCGGCCAGCTCGACCCCGGTGTACTTGCTGCGCTTCCACTCGCCGTTCTTGAGCGCGGCGTTGGCCTGCGGGATGTTGCGCGCGGTGGCGACGATCAGGCCGCAGGCCAGCTCGGCGGCGGTCACGATGTTGGAGGTCGGGGCGTTGACCACCATGACGCCGGCCTTGGTGGCGGCGGAGACGTCCACGTTGTCCAGGCCGACACCCGCGCGGGCGACGACCTTGAGCTTCTTCGCGGCGGCGACGGCCTCGGCGTCGACCTTGGTCGCGGAGCGGACCAGGATCGCGTCCACGTCTGCGATGGCGGGAAGCAGTTCGGCGCGGTCCGCGCCGTTGCACTGGCGGATCTCGAAGTCGGGGCCAAGCGCGTCCACGGTCGCGGGCGACAGCTCTTCGGCGATGAGTACGACGGGTTTCGAGCTCACGTGAGTCCTCACAAGTCCAATGCGGACGGCCGTCCCGACGGCCGCAGGCGGTGGAGGGTT
Coding sequences within it:
- a CDS encoding MFS transporter — its product is MTTNPPRAGRREWTALTVLMLPLLLVSMDVSVLYFAVPEISADLEPSGTQQLWIFDVYGFVLAGLLMTMGSLGDRIGRRRLLLIGAVAFGAASLLAAYAHTAETLIAARAVLGIGGATLMPTTMALVRTMFTDPAQRAKAIGLWSGVMTAGIALGSVMSGVLVEHFWWGSVFLVNLPAMVLLLALGPVLLPESKNPSPGRFDLLSVPLSMAAVLPVIYGLKELAAEGWNVRYVMSITVGLLFAALFVQRQRTSASPMISPALFRGHGFTPALALNTVSAFGVMGSAYFTTQYLQSVLGKSSLEAALWSLLPSVLIGAAAPVAAHLVQRGAERAYVVTGGFLISAAGYGLLALAGTDSLWLVLAACGVLAAGVVIAMSLLTDLALSSAPVEKAGAASSLLETGTEFGGALGMAALGSIGTALYRRGMPSDAPAPAQETLGGALAVAAELPGRAGDALATAAREAFTDGMQGAAIAGALLLTGAAGLAAVGLRHIRMRPEAPTENAGQADRVSLSGV
- the serA gene encoding phosphoglycerate dehydrogenase, with product MSSKPVVLIAEELSPATVDALGPDFEIRQCNGADRAELLPAIADVDAILVRSATKVDAEAVAAAKKLKVVARAGVGLDNVDVSAATKAGVMVVNAPTSNIVTAAELACGLIVATARNIPQANAALKNGEWKRSKYTGVELAEKTLGVVGLGRIGALVAQRMSAFGMKVVAYDPYVQPARAAQMGVKVLSLDELLEVSDFITVHLPKTPETLGLIGDEALRKVKPSVRIVNAARGGIVDEEALYSALKEGRVAGAGLDVYAKEPCTDSPLFEFDQVVCTPHLGASTDEAQEKAGIAVAKSVRLALAGELVPDAVNVQGGVIAEDVKPGLPLAERLGRIFTALAGEVAVRLDVEVYGEITQHDVKVLELSALKGVFEDVVDETVSYVNAPLFAQERGVEVRLTTSSESPEHRNVVTVRGTLSDGEEVSVSGTLAGPKHLQKIVAVGEYDVDLALADHMVVLRYEDRPGVVGTVGRVIGEAGVNIAGMQVARATVGGEALAVLTVDDTVPPAVLAEVAAEIGATSARSVNLV